In Cucurbita pepo subsp. pepo cultivar mu-cu-16 chromosome LG04, ASM280686v2, whole genome shotgun sequence, the following are encoded in one genomic region:
- the LOC111792120 gene encoding zinc finger protein CONSTANS-LIKE 5-like has protein sequence MGIEGASVVKGFRGGWGVVSKPCDSCKTAAAAVYCRPDSAFLCLNCDTKIHGANKLASRHDRVWMCEVCEQAPAAVMCKADAAALCVTCDADIHSANPLARRHERVPVEPFFDSAESLVKPSSVFNFLMPTESNVSGCDGAHHHEEVEVASWLMSNPPFNSKHVDGPEIKPSADHMFFTEMDSFIDFDYPNPVSAINDSVVPVQTKPLSTPVINHTHSPENCYDIDFCRSKLNSFGYQPQSLSHSVSSSSLEVGVVPEGNSMSDISYPLGQTLSNGTDSGLPMSVPGNQATQLCGIDREARVLRYREKRKNRKFEKTIRYASRKAYAETRPRIKGRFAKRSDALSEVDEMYGSAASSEFLTEFQYGVVPTF, from the exons ATGGGAATTGAGGGTGCGAGTGTTGTAAAGGGTTTCCGTGGCGGATGGGGCGTTGTCTCTAAACCATGCGACTCTTGCAAGACTGCCGCTGCGGCCGTCTACTGTCGACCCGACTCTGCTTTTCTCTGCCTCAATTGTGACACTAAAATTCACGGCGCTAATAAGCTCGCTTCTCGCCACGACCGCGTCTGGATGTGCGAGGTTTGTGAACAAGCACCCGCTGCGGTCATGTGTAAGGCTGATGCTGCTGCGCTTTGTGTCACGTGCGATGCCGATATTCACTCCGCTAACCCACTTGCCCGTCGCCATGAGCGTGTTCCGGTCGAACCTTTTTTTGATTCGGCCGAGTCATTAGTCAAACCCTCTTCcgttttcaattttctcatgCCCACTGAATCCAACGTCAGTGGCTGCGACGGCGCCCACCACCATGAGGAGGTGGAGGTTGCCTCTTGGCTTATGTCCAACCCGCCTTTCAACTCTAAGCACGTTGACGGCCCTGAAATCAAGCCTTCTGCTGATCATATGTTCTTCACTGAAATGGAttcttttattgattttgattacCCAAATCCAGTCAGCGCAATTAACGACAGCGTCGTCCCCGTTCAGACAAAGCCACTCTCAACGCCGGTGATCAACCATACCCACTCCCCTGAAAATTGCTACGACATCGATTTCTGCAGATCCAAGCTCAATTCATTCGGCTATCAACCTCAATCTCTCAGCCACAGT gtttcctcttcttccctCGAAGTGGGAGTTGTTCCAGAGGGGAACTCGATGTCCGACATATCGTACCCATTGGGTCAAACACTAAGTAACGGCACGGATTCGGGTTTACCGATGTCGGTACCAGGGAACCAAGCGACTCAATTGTGTGGAATCGATCGGGAGGCGAGAGTGTTGAGGTacagagagaaaaggaagaaccGGAAGTTCGAGAAGACAATCCGGTACGCATCGAGAAAAGCTTATGCAGAAACCCGTCCCAGAATCAAAGGCCGGTTCGCAAAACGAAGTGATGCGTTATCAGAGGTGGATGAAATGTATGGGTCGGCCGCTTCATCTGAGTTCCTGACAGAGTTCCAATACGGCGTGGTACCAACGTTTTGA
- the LOC111792331 gene encoding probable 1-deoxy-D-xylulose-5-phosphate synthase 2, chloroplastic, translated as MSSLLTNAFLPLLRSSHNPRLNFKQPNSASNKWNGVVCCSHDATFDEGQSVDERNREGERGVNKLERALNFTGDKPTTPILDTINYPNHMKNLSIQELQELSDEVREEIVYTVSKTGGHLSSSLGVAELTVALHHVFSAPEDKIIWDVGHQAYAHKMLTGRRSRMHTIRKTFGLAGFPKREESAFDAFGAGHSSTSISAGLGMAVARDILGKNNHVVSVIGDGAMTGGMAYEALNNAGFLDSNLIIILNDNRQVSLPTATIDGPAPAVGALSNALTRLQASKKFRQLREAAKGLTKQMGGQAHEIAAKLDHCMKGIVGGSGASLFEELGIYYIGPVDGHDVEDLVYVLKRVKSMPAPGPVLIHVVTEKGKGYPPAEIAADKMHGVVEFDPRTGKQIKKKTETLSYTQYFADSLIAEAERDDKIIAIHAAMGGGTGLNYFQKRFPDRCFDVGIAEQHAVTFAAGLAAEGLKPFCAIYSSFLQRGYDQVAHDVDLQKLPVRFAIDRAGLVGADGPTHCGAFDTTFMACLPNMVVMAPSNETELMNMVATAAAIDDRPSCFRYPRGNGVGSVLPLHNKGTPLEVGKGRILREGNRVAILGYGSIVQRCMAAAEVLQQYGIEITVADARFCKPLDGELVKQLARHHEILLTVEEGSIGGFSSHVSHFLGLNGLLDGNLKWRAVMLPDRYIDHGSQMDQTQEAGLSSKDIAATVLSLIGKGKDSFQLVNL; from the exons ATGTCTTCTCTTCTCACCAATGCTTTCCTTCCTCTGCTCCGATCCTCTCACAATCCGCGTCTCAACTTCAAACAACCCAATTCTGCTTCTAATAAG TGGAACGGAGTGGTTTGTTGTAGCCATGATGCCACATTTGATGAGGGGCAATCAGTGGAcgaaagaaacagagaagggGAAAGAGGAGTGAATAAACTGGAGAGGGCTCTCAACTTCACGGGAGACAAGCCAACCACTCCCATTCTCGACACCATCAACTATCCCAATCATATGAAAAATCTCTCCATCCAG GAGCTTCAAGAATTGTCGGATGAGGTTCGAGAAGAAATAGTATACACAGTATCGAAAACAGGGGGGCACCTGAGTTCGAGTCTGGGCGTGGCAGAGCTGACGGTGGCACTTCACCATGTATTCAGTGCGCCAGAGGACAAGATAATTTGGGATGTGGGTCATCAG GCGTATGCTCATAAGATGTTGACGGGTAGAAGGTCCAGAATGCACACAATCCGTAAAACATTTGGCCTGGCCGGGTTTCCGAAGAGGGAGGAAAGTGCTTTTGATGCCTTCGGTGCTGGCCATAGTTCTACCAGCATTTCTGCTGGATTAG GAATGGCCGTAGCTAGAGACATACTAGGAAAAAACAACCACGTAGTGTCAGTTATAGGCGACGGAGCCATGACTGGGGGAATGGCATACGAGGCACTGAACAACGCCGGTTTCCTAGACTcaaatctcatcatcatcttgaaCGACAACAGACAAGTTTCTTTGCCCACTGCCACCATCGATGGTCCCGCTCCCGCTGTCGGCGCTCTAAGCAATGCACTCACTAGGCTCCAAGCCAGTAAAAAGTTTCGACAACTGCGTGAAGCAGCGAAG GGGCTGACGAAGCAGATGGGGGGACAGGCGCATGAAATTGCAGCGAAATTAGACCACTGCATGAAAGGAATTGTGGGAGGATCGGGGGCGTCGTTATTCGAAGAGCTTGGAATATATTATATAGGTCCAGTGGATGGGCATGATGTGGAAGATCTTGTGTATGTATTGAAGCGAGTGAAGTCTATGCCGGCGCCTGGGCCTGTTCTTATTCATGTCGTCACTGAAAAGGGCAAAGGCTATCCACCTGCGGAGATTGCAGCCGACAAAATGCACG GAGTAGTGGAATTTGATCCAAGAACAGGGAAACAGATAAAGAAGAAGACGGAAACTCTTTCCTACACGCAATACTTTGCAGATTCATTGATAGCAGAAGCTGAGAGAGACGACAAAATCATAGCCATTCATGCTGCCATGGGAGGTGGCACTGGTCTCAACTATTTCCAGAAACGATTTCCCGATCGTTGCTTCGACGTTGGAATCGCCGAGCAACATGCTGTTACCTTTGCTGCTGGCCTCGCCGCCGAAGGCCTCAAGCCTTTTTGCGCTATTTACTCCTCTTTTCTTCAAAGAGGCTATGATCAG GTGGCTCATGATGTAGATCTACAAAAGCTGCCTGTGAGGTTTGCAATAGACAGAGCAGGGCTAGTGGGTGCGGATGGGCCGACCCATTGTGGAGCATTTGACACAACGTTCATGGCATGTTTACCAAATATGGTGGTCATGGCTCCTTCAAACGAGACGGAGCTAATGAACATGGTGGCCACGGCTGCCGCCATCGACGATAGACCCAGCTGCTTCAGGTACCCAAGAGGAAATGGGGTTGGCTCTGTTCTTCCCCTGCACAACAAAGGCACTCCATTGGAG GTGGGGAAGGGGAGGATTTTAAGAGAAGGAAACAGAGTGGCCATTTTGGGATATGGAAGTATAGTACAAAGATGcatggcggcggcggaggtgCTTCAACAATACGGCATTGAAATAACAGTGGCGGATGCCCGATTTTGCAAACCTTTAGATGGAGAATTGGTGAAGCAATTGGCAAGACATCACGAGATACTCCTCACGGTTGAAGAAGGATCCATTGGAGGGTTTAGCTCTCACGTTTCCCATTTTCTGGGATTAAATGGATTGCTTGATGGAAATCTGAAG TGGAGGGCAGTGATGCTTCCTGATAGATACATCGACCATGGATCACAGATGGACCAAACCCAAGAAGCAGGGCTGAGTTCGAAGGACATAGCGGCCACTGTTTTATCACTCATAGGGAAAGGCAAAGACAGCTTTCAACTCGTGAACTTATAG
- the LOC111792181 gene encoding pathogenesis-related protein PR-1-like has translation MKMGVLALFLLLAFLPTQVLSHNFSRTPGVQVQTNTQKQLDNETIYRVSKQLCWGCISESLEFVFAHNLIRAAKFELPLAWNFQLEKYARWWAGQRKGDCKLQHSFPEDDFKLGENIYWGSGSAWRPLDAVTAWASEVKYYKYATNSCEADQMCGHYTQIVWRNTQRLGCARVICDDGDVFMTCNYDPPGNYIGERPY, from the coding sequence ATGAAAATGGGAGTGCTAGCTCTGTTTCTCTTACTGGCCTTCCTTCCAACCCAAGTTCTCTCTCACAACTTTTCTCGAACACCTGGTGTGCAAGTGCAAACAAACACGCAAAAGCAGCTGGACAACGAAACCATCTACAGGGTGTCGAAGCAACTTTGCTGGGGTTGCATTAGCGAGTCTCTAGAGTTTGTATTTGCGCACAATCTGATTCGAGCGGCAAAATTCGAGTTGCCACTGGCATGGAACTTCCAGCTCGAGAAGTACGCCAGGTGGTGGGCAGGACAGAGAAAAGGGGATTGTAAACTGCAACACTCTTTCCCTGAAGACGATTTTAAGCTGGGGGAGAACATTTACTGGGGAAGTGGATCAGCGTGGAGGCCACTGGATGCAGTGACTGCGTGGGCTAGCGAAGTCAAGTACTACAAATACGCCACCAACAGCTGCGAGGCTGACCAAATGTGCGGCCATTACACGCAGATCGTTTGGAGAAACACTCAAAGGCTCGGCTGCGCTCGTGTCATTTGCGACGATGGGGATGTCTTCATGACTTGTAACTACGATCCCCCTGGCAACTACATAGGCGAGCGGCCCTACTAA
- the LOC111792364 gene encoding pathogenesis-related protein PR-1-like, protein MQAYLLIPIAIFILLSSTGHATAALVKSDKALQKQFLGPHNAARYALRLAPLVWDTKLARYAQSYANKRRGDCALRHSNGPYGENIFWGSGNAWSPAQAVADWVSERKWYSYWSNSCVEGELCGHYTQIVWRSTRRIGCARVTCKQGKGVFITCNYDPPGNYIGERPY, encoded by the coding sequence ATGCAAGCATATCTTCTCATACCCATCGCCATTTTCATCCTCCTGAGCTCAACCGGCCACGCCACTGCAGCTCTGGTGAAGTCCGACAAAGCCCTGCAGAAGCAATTCCTCGGCCCTCACAATGCGGCTAGATACGCCCTCCGGTTGGCTCCATTAGTTTGGGACACTAAATTGGCTCGCTACGCACAGTCATACGCCAACAAGCGGCGGGGGGATTGCGCTCTCCGACACTCCAACGGGCCGTACGGTGAAAACATTTTCTGGGGGAGTGGCAATGCGTGGTCTCCGGCACAGGCCGTGGCTGATTGGGTGTCGGAGAGGAAATGGTACAGCTATTGGTCAAATTCTTGCGTGGAGGGTGAACTGTGCGGCCATTATACGCAAATAGTGTGGCGGTCCACTCGGCGGATTGGGTGCGCTAGAGTCACTTGCAAGCAGGGTAAAGGCGTCTTCATCACTTGCAACTATGATCCTCCTGGTAATTACATTGGGGAGAGAccttattaa
- the LOC111793982 gene encoding transcription factor MYB36-like gives MGRAPCCDKASVKKGPWSPEEDAKLKAYIEQHGTGGNWIALPQKIGLKRCGKSCRLRWLNYLRPNIKHGGFSEEEDTIICNLYISIGSRWSVIAAQLPGRTDNDIKNYWNTKLKKKLLGKPKQSNTNNGISPSSTTNEDPKEGLSNSALERIQLHMQLQGLHNPLSFYTHPQLWPKLHPMQEKKFQSLLPLNNQNPNHLQPTQPPKEADFFHTNSVSLPYEIPSSDELASGVHQVSNFVEVDEFLNDKAEGFMSQPEQVPEFDCFKEVGGSSKDSFMWWAAQNDHHDMRSASSSNSWDSSSVLQSELMFQDFELGYNL, from the exons ATGGGTCGAGCTCCATGTTGTGATAAAGCCAGTGTCAAGAAAGGGCCATGGTCACCTGAAGAGGATGCAAAGCTTAAAGCTTATATTGAACAGCATGGAACTGGAGGAAACTGGATTGCTCTTCCTCAAAAGAttg GGCTGAAGAGATGTGGAAAGAGTTGCAGATTGAGATGGTTGAATTATTTGAGACCTAATATCAAACATGGTGGATTCTCGGAGGAAGAGGACACCATCATTTGCAACCTCTATATAAGCATTGGCAGCAG GTGGTCTGTAATTGCTGCCCAGCTGCCTGGAAGAACTgataatgatataaaaaacTACTGGAACACAAAGCTGAAAAAGAAACTACTTGGAAAACCCAAACAATCCAATACCAATAATGGGATTTCACCTTCATCAACTACCAATGAAGACCCCAAAGAGGGTTTGAGTAACTCAGCCTTGGAAAGGATTCAACTCCATATGCAACTTCAAGGccttcacaatccactctctttctACACACACCCTCAGCTATGGCCCAAGCTCCACCCCATGCAGGAAAAGAAGTTTCAATCCCTCCTGCCTCTGAacaatcaaaaccctaatcatCTTCAACCCACTCAACCGCCCAAGGAAGCTGATTTCTTTCACACCAATTCTGTGTCTCTTCCTTATGAGATCCCAAGTTCAGATGAATTAGCATCTGGGGTTCATCAAGTTTCAAACTTTGTGGAAGTGGATGAGTTTCTTAATGACAAGGCGGAGGGTTTCATGTCACAACCTGAACAAGTGCCTGAATTTGATTGCTTTAAAGAAGTGGGTGGTTCTTCTAAGGATAGCTTCATGTGGTGGGCTGCTCAGAATGATCATCATGATATGAGATCCGCATCCTCCTCTAATTCCTGGGattcttcttctgttcttcaatCGGAATTGATGTTTCAAGATTTTGAGTTAGGGTACAATCTTTAG
- the LOC111792680 gene encoding bifunctional dethiobiotin synthetase/7,8-diamino-pelargonic acid aminotransferase, mitochondrial, whose product MLRLRRSCQHFRRPFIKFLSTAVTPPPPPHLPLSHPTYTVWGSNTSVGKTLVSAGLASSFLLSDSPSQFLYLKPIQTGFPSDSDSRFVFQKISSLFQRRQAHLSLLASDHVLKASLPVLNSVSGCGIVNGNELAMCDLGRYEDQLLVGQESGIGSRLICKTMYAWKQAVSPHLAAERESGPVDDAVVLQSLQSCLTTGLEASGESDDAKTRAMCLVETAGGVASPGPSGSLQCDLYRPFRLPCLLVGDGQLGGISGTISAYETLKLRGYDVAAIIFADNGLANEVPLSSHLRNRVPVLVLPPIPADITDDLMDWFDTSRNVFDSLKEILLSAHSKKINYLREMPKKAMNVFWWPFTQHKLVADEAVTVIDSRCGENFTVFKDQGSEFMTQQFDACASWWTQGPDAALQTELASDMGYATARFGHVMFPENVYEPALECAELLLDGVGKGWASRVYFSDNGSTAIEIALKMAFRKFSFDHGIHDAQECNAEAPRPELMVLALNGSYHGDTLGAMEAQAPSCYTGFLQQPWYSGRGVFLDPPTVYMHGGKWYLSLPVGLQPENMMPESVFFCSRNEVFDEKRDSSDLAGIYSAYLSQQLSDSSKFNSLLGALIMEPVIQGAGGMHMVDPLFQRVLVKECKRQKIPVIFDEVFTGFWRLGCETAAELLHCAPDIACFAKLMTGGIIPLSATLASNSVFEPFIGDSKLEALLHGHSYSAHALGCTAAAKSIKWFKNPQTNQNINSEGKSLRELWDENLVHLISSHPAVKRVVALGTLFALELKADGPDAGYASQYSRSLLLKLREDGIYMRPLGNVIYLMCGPCTKPDICSQLLIKLRSRLDEFISESAESLKSCHS is encoded by the exons ATGCTTCGCCTCCGCCGCAGCTGCCAACACTTTCGCCGACCATTTATCAAATTCCTATCCACTGCCGTCACTCCTCCGCCTCCTCCCCACCTCCCTCTCTCCCATCCCACTTACACTGTTTGGGGCTCCAACACTTCCGTTGGTAAAACCTTAGTTTCCGCCGGCCTCGCTTCCTCCTTTCTCCTCTCCGATTCTCCCTCCCAATTCCTCTACCTCAAGCCCATACAAACCGGCTTCCCTTCCGATTCCGATTCCCGTTTCGTCTTCCAGAAGATATCCTCCTTATTTCAACGCCGCCAAGCTCACCTCTCCCTTCTGGCCTCCGACCACGTTCTCAAGGCCTCTCTCCCCGTACTTAACTCCGTTTCCGGTTGCGGAATTGTCAATGGTAACGAATTGGCAATGTGTGACCTGGGTCGGTATGAAGATCAGCTATTGGTGGGACAGGAATCGGGTATAGGTTCGAGACTAATCTGTAAGACCATGTACGCATGGAAACAGGCAGTGTCTCCGCATTTGGCAGCTGAAAGGGAAAGCGGGCCGGTGGACGACGCCGTTGTGCTACAGTCGCTGCAGAGTTGCTTGACTACTGGATTGGAAGCGAGTGGCGAGAGTGATGATGCAAAAACCAGAGCCATGTGTCTCGTCGAGACAGCCGGTGGGGTTGCTAGTCCAGGCCCTTCTGGGTCCCTTCAATGTGACTTATACAG GCCTTTTCGTTTGCCCTGCCTTCTTGTTGGTGATGGTCAGCTGGGTGGTATTTCTGGAACAATTTCAGCGTATGAGACTTTGAAACTTCGAGGTTACGATGTTGCTGCCATTATCTTTGCTGATAATGGGCTTGCTAATGAAGTGCCGTTAAGCTCTCATCTTCGAAATAG ggTGCCAGTTCTTGTGCTACCTCCCATTCCAGCTGATATAACAGACGACCTGATGGATTGGTTCGATACCTCTCGGAACGTATTTGATTCTCTGAAGGAAATATTGTTATCAGctcattcaaaaaaaattaattacttgcGAGAAATGCCTAAAAAGGCAATGAATGTCTTTTGGTGGCCATTCACCCAGCATAAACTTGTGGCAGATGAAGCTGTTACAGTAATTGATTCTCGCTGTGGTGAGAACTTCACTGTTTTCAAG GATCAGGGCAGTGAATTTATGACTCAACAATTTGATGCCTGTGCCAGTTGGTGGACACAAGGCCCTGATGCTGCCTTACAG ACTGAGCTAGCAAGTGATATGGGTTATGCTACTGCAAGATTCGGGCACGTAATGTTTCCAGAGAATGTGTATGAACCAGCTTTGGAATGTGCAGAGCTTTTACTTGATGGTGTTGGAAAAG GTTGGGCTTCTAGGGTGTATTTCTCAGATAATGGATCTACCGCTATTGAAATTGCACTAAAGATGGCCTTTCGGAAGTTTTCTTTTGACCATGGAATCCATGATGCTCAAGAATGCAACGCGGAAGCACCGCGTCCCGAGCTTATG GTCTTGGCTCTCAATGGATCATATCATGGTGATACATTAGGAGCTATGGAAGCACAGGCACCCTCATGTTATACAGGCTTCCTGCAGCAACCATG GTATTCTGGAAGAGGTGTTTTTTTGGATCCTCCTACAGTCTACATGCACGGAGGTAAATGGTATCTTTCATTGCCAGTTGGATTGCAGCCAGAGAACATGATGCCTGAGAGTGTTT TTTTCTGTTCACGTAATGAGGTATTTGATGAGAAGAGGGACAGTTCAGATTTGGCTGGAATCTATTCGGCATACTTGTCTCAACAATTATCAGATTCTTCAAAGTTCAATTCATTACTTGGAGCACTAATTATGGAACCAG TAATACAAGGTGCTGGAGGAATGCATATGGTGGATCCTCTTTTCCAACGAGTACTTGTGAAAGAATGCAAAAGGCAAAAGATTCCCGTCATCTTTGATGAGGTTTTTACTGGTTTTTGGCGCTTGGGTTGTGAG ACTGCTGCAGAGCTGCTTCATTGTGCACCTGATATAGCCTGCTTCGCAAAGCTGATGACTGGTGGAATTATTCCGTTATCTGCTACGTTAGCTTCAAACTCTGTATTTGAACCCTTTATTGGTGACTCTAAG CTTGAGGCCCTTTTGCACGGACACTCGTATTCTGCTCATGCTTTGGGCTGCACGGCTGCTGCTAAGTCCattaaatggtttaaaaatCCTCAGACGAACCAGAATATCAATTCTGAAGGGAAATCGCTCAGGGAG TTATGGGATGAAAATTTGGTTCACTTGATCTCATCACATCCTGCGGTGAAGAGAGTAGTCGCATTGGGAACACTCTTTGCTCTAGAACTTAAAGCAGATGGCCCTGATGCCGG GTATGCATCCCAGTATTCAAGATCTCTTCTATTAAAGCTTCGGGAAGATGGGATTTATATGAGGCCATTGGGCAATGTCATATACCTTATGTGCGGGCCCTGCACAAAACCAGATATCTGCAGCCAATTACTCATCAAACTCCGTAGCAGATTGGATGAGTTTATCAGCGAGTCCGCCGAAAGCTTGAAATCCTGTCATTCATGA